A genomic segment from Asterias amurensis chromosome 6, ASM3211899v1 encodes:
- the LOC139938588 gene encoding 2-(3-amino-3-carboxypropyl)histidine synthase subunit 1-like produces the protein MENMDKTVVISAKNSKPKRIIGGKGSRVAHQIPDEILNNHELKDAISQLPSNYNFEIPKTIWRIKNVGSSRVALQFPEGLLMFACTIADIIEKFTDADTLIMGDVTYGACCVDDYTAKALGADFMVHYGHSCLVPIGTTEGINMLYVFVDIRIDTAHLVNTIRHNFQSGTSMALVSTIQFVAALQSAYEELQDDYKVKIPQCKPLSPGEILGCTAPRLSDVDNIIYLGDGRFHLEAVMISNPDIPAYRYDPYSKVFSREYYETERMHAARQTAIKQACKAQRFGLIMGTLGRQGSPKVLEQLQTRLKAVGKDYVLVLLSEIYPDKLKLLQDVDAWIQVACPRLSIDWGYAFEKPLLSPYEASVVLESIEWQATYPMDFYSNGSLGPWAVNNEANLPPKPPRKTRPSGKRAPGASPRTIAVESLGDTKRVPDVSDKTTESADGTNSSSAGACGTCEHCSCQESGETT, from the exons ATGGAAAACATGGACAAAACTGTTGTTATTTCAGCCAAAAATTCAAAACCGAAGCGGATTATTGGTGGAAAAG GCTCCAGGGTAGCTCATCAAATTCCAGATGAAATCCTCAACAATCACGAACTGAAAGATGCTATCAGccag cttccATCGAACTACAACTTTGAAATCCCCAAAACAATATGGCGCATCAAGAATGTAGGATCTAGTAGAG TTGCCTTACAGTTTCCTGAGGGACTCTTGATGTTTGCCTGCACCATTGCAGATATAATAGAaaa ATTTACAGATGCTGATACATTGATTATGGGCGATGTGACGTATGGAGCATGCTGTGTGGATGATTACACTGCTAAAGCACTGGGAGCGGACTTCATGGTTCATTATGGCCACAGCTGTCTGG TACCCATCGGCACCACTGAGGGAATCAACATGCTGTATGTATTTGTTGATATTCGGATCGATACCGCACACTTGGTCAACACAATCAGGCATAACTTCCAGTCTGGTACCTCTATGGCTCTCGTCAGCACCATCCAGTTTGTAGCAGCGTTACAG TCTGCCTATGAGGAGCTCCAAGATGACTATAAGGTGAAGATCCCACAATGTAAACCACTGTCACCCGGTGAGATACTCGGCTGTACAGCGCCAAGGCTCAGTGACGTAGACAACATCAT TTATTTAGGAGATGGTCGGTTCCACCTCGAGGCTGTCATGATAAGCAATCCGGACATTCCAGCATACAG GTATGATCCATACAGTAAAGTATTCAGCAGAGAGTATTATGAGACCGAGAGGATGCACGCTGCGAGACAGACAGCCATCAAGCAAGCTTGTAAAGCCCAACGCTTTGGTCTAATCATGGGGACTCTAGGCAGGCAGGGATCACCTAAAGTACTGGAG cAATTACAAACACGTCTAAAGGCAGTCGGCAAGGATTACGTGCTGGTCCTCCTATCAGAGATCTACCCAGATAAACTCAAGCTTCTGCAAGACGTTGATGC aTGGATCCAAGTAGCCTGCCCTCGCTTGTCCATTGACTGGGGATATGCATTTGAGAAACCTCTGCTTTCACCATATGAG GCTTCAGTTGTTCTAGAATCAATTGAATGGCAAGCGACCTACCCCATGGATTTCTACTCCAATGGAAGCCTCGGGCCTTGGGCAGTCAACAATGAGGCCAACCTCCCCCCAAAGCCACCAAGAAAAACAAGACCCAGCGGGAAACGTGCTCCTGGAGCTTCTCCCAGGACTATCGCGGTGGAAAGTTTAGGGGACACAAAAAGAGTACCAGATGTGAGCGACAAAACTACAGAGTCTGCAGATGGAACTAATAGTTCATCTGCTGGAGCGTGCGGAACCTGTGAACATTGTTCATGTCAAGAGAGTGGAGAAACAACATGA
- the LOC139938590 gene encoding small nuclear ribonucleoprotein Sm D3-like encodes MSIGVPIKVLHEAEGHIVTCETNTGEVYRGKLIEAEDNMNCQMMNITVTYRDGRVAQLEHVFIRGSKIRFLILPDMLKNAPMFKKTGNKGGTVGRGKSAILRAQAAAKGRGRGMEGGRGRGNVFQRRK; translated from the exons ATGTCAATCGGTGTTCCCATCAAGGTTTTGCACGAGGCAGAGGGTCATATCGTGACTTGTGAGACGAATACCGGTGAGGTTTACCGAGGAAAACTCATCGAAGCCGAGGACAACATGAACTGCCAAATGATGAACATCACAGTCACATACAGAGACGGTCGAGTTGCTCAACTCGAGCATGTTTTCATCAGAGGTAGCAAGATAAGATTTCTTATATTGCCCGATATGTTAAAAAATGCACCGATGTTCAAGAAGACTGGGAACAAGGGTGGCACCGTAGGAAGAGGAAAGTCGGCCATTCTCCGTGCGCAAG CTGCAGCCAAAGGAAGAGGACGAGGCATGGAAGGTGGACGAGGTCGCGGTAACGTCTTCCAGCGAAGGAAGTGA
- the LOC139938417 gene encoding density-regulated protein homolog isoform X1: MHHWRYRMAAAEVIDPVENDAQSEPVEKKSTRKKDVSYPLKVIYCGVCTMPVEYCEFNPSYKECKVWLSDHFPKLFERLNLEEEEEGSDGKKKKQKRGGRGVMKVKKKMEPQTVTIARIQRQKKKYVTVVRGIGSHDIDLRDASKAFASRFSCGASVASGEDEIVIQGDVTDDLLDFIPEKFHIDEDSIEDIGDMKK, translated from the exons aTGC ATCATTGGCGATATAGAATGGCAGCAGCAGAGGTCATTGACCCAGTGGAGAATGATGCCCAGTCGGAGCCAGTTGAAAAGAAGTCTACACGGAAGAAAGATGTCTCATATCCATTGAAAGTCATTTACTGTGGTG TGTGTACAATGCCAGTGGAATACTGCGAGTTCAACCCGTCATACAAGGAATGTAAGGTGTGGCTCTCGGATCACTTTCCCAAACTCTTTGAGAGATTaaatcttgaagaagaagaggaggGCAGTGATgggaagaaaaagaaacagaaGAGAG GAGGAAGAGGTGTGATGAAAGTGAAGAAGAAGATGGAGCCTCAGACCGTGACAATCGCAAGGATACAGCGACAGAAAAAGAAATACGTCACTGTTGTACGGGGAATTGGCTCACATG ATATAGATTTAAGGGACGCGTCCAAAGCTTTTGCATCTCGGTTCTCATGTGGTGCTTCTGTAGCGTCAGGGGAGGATGAGATTGTCATTCAAGGAGACGTCACAGATGATCTTCTTGATTTCATCCCGGAGAAGTTCCAT ATTGATGAAGACAGTATAGAAGACATCGGCGATATGAAGAAATGA
- the LOC139938417 gene encoding density-regulated protein-like isoform X2, with product MAAAEVIDPVENDAQSEPVEKKSTRKKDVSYPLKVIYCGVCTMPVEYCEFNPSYKECKVWLSDHFPKLFERLNLEEEEEGSDGKKKKQKRGGRGVMKVKKKMEPQTVTIARIQRQKKKYVTVVRGIGSHDIDLRDASKAFASRFSCGASVASGEDEIVIQGDVTDDLLDFIPEKFHIDEDSIEDIGDMKK from the exons ATGGCAGCAGCAGAGGTCATTGACCCAGTGGAGAATGATGCCCAGTCGGAGCCAGTTGAAAAGAAGTCTACACGGAAGAAAGATGTCTCATATCCATTGAAAGTCATTTACTGTGGTG TGTGTACAATGCCAGTGGAATACTGCGAGTTCAACCCGTCATACAAGGAATGTAAGGTGTGGCTCTCGGATCACTTTCCCAAACTCTTTGAGAGATTaaatcttgaagaagaagaggaggGCAGTGATgggaagaaaaagaaacagaaGAGAG GAGGAAGAGGTGTGATGAAAGTGAAGAAGAAGATGGAGCCTCAGACCGTGACAATCGCAAGGATACAGCGACAGAAAAAGAAATACGTCACTGTTGTACGGGGAATTGGCTCACATG ATATAGATTTAAGGGACGCGTCCAAAGCTTTTGCATCTCGGTTCTCATGTGGTGCTTCTGTAGCGTCAGGGGAGGATGAGATTGTCATTCAAGGAGACGTCACAGATGATCTTCTTGATTTCATCCCGGAGAAGTTCCAT ATTGATGAAGACAGTATAGAAGACATCGGCGATATGAAGAAATGA